The Arachis hypogaea cultivar Tifrunner chromosome 16, arahy.Tifrunner.gnm2.J5K5, whole genome shotgun sequence genome contains a region encoding:
- the LOC112754680 gene encoding uncharacterized protein: MKRQTSAVSPSSSRRENAPEKIHAKTIGCMSGILHLISRSNSRRQRRFLTFGNKKNPRNNSSSAVSSIAAGEISKEEKTSEVAAGRKSISPCEVPRSPTLPAEIRRSRATKPQSPTAESRPPALVARLMGLEEASEAAPSESVAEKRRQLLGALQRCDEDLKALKKIIEAVQLTDPLPSAEPEESKTAGEFDGKIKTVSEVKCTVFNGEQQQPSPVSVLDEFTRSPLSPSCHSGRHSFGRIQLQQKQQQLLKKPGEEEISSTYIYERMTSELVHKKVIEDEDHHSVMWSSKAMIKSVEEVCRDIAWGEKRELGRIGLALQDHICKDLIEEVVRELGCFYTLPFQACKRRLCF, translated from the exons ATGAAGAGGCAAACCAGCGCAGTGTCACCGTCGTCATCCCGGCGAGAAAACGCGCCGGAAAAAATCCACGCCAAGACCATCGGCTGCATGTCTGGCATTCTCCACCTCATCTCCCGTTCCAACAGCCGCCGCCAACGCCGCTTCCTCACCTTCG GAAACAAGAAGAATCCTAGGAATAATTCTTCTTCCGCCGTTTCCTCTATCGCCGCCGGAGAAATATCAAAAGAGGAGAAGACTTCCGAAGTTGCCGCTGGCCGAAAATCGATATCGCCGTGCGAGGTGCCGAGAAGCCCGACGTTACCCGCGGAGATTCGCCGGTCTCGTGCGACAAAGCCTCAATCGCCGACGGCGGAGAGTCGCCCGCCGGCTTTGGTGGCGAGGTTGATGGGACTGGAGGAAGCATCGGAAGCTGCGCCGTCGGAATCGGTGGCAGAGAAGAGGCGGCAGCTTCTCGGAGCGCTACAACGGTGTGATGAGGACTTGAAGGCGCTGAAGAAGATTATCGAGGCGGTTCAGTTGACGGATCCGCTGCCATCGGCTGAGCCCGAGGAATCTAAAACTGCCGGCGAGTTCGATGGTAAGATCAAAACGGTTTCGGAGGTGAAGTGTACAGTGTTTAACGGCGAGCAGCAGCAGCCGAGTCCAGTGTCCGTACTCGACGAGTTCACTCGTTCACCACTCAGTCCGAGTTGCCATTCGGGAAGACATTCATTCG GGCGAATACAGCTGCAACAGAAGCAACAGCAGTTATTGAAGAAGCCTGGAGAGGAAGAAATCAGCAGCACATACATCTATGAAAGAATGACAAGTGAGTTGGTACATAAAAAAGTTATCGAAGATGAAGATCATCATTCAGTTATGTGGAGTAGCAAAGCCATGATAAAAAGTGTGGAGGAAGTGTGTAGGGACATTGCTTGGGGAGAAAAGCGAGAGCTTGGAAGAATAGGCTTGGCTTTGCAAGATCATATCTGCAAGGATTTGATTGAAGAGGTTGTTAGAGAATTAGGTTGCTTTTACACATTGCCTTTTCAGGCCTGTAAGAGAAGACTATGCTTCTAA
- the LOC112757383 gene encoding uncharacterized protein, translating into MMKAKVPKDFKTPDMTPYDGTSDLSHHLSNFRSRMYLMDASDATRCKAFPTTLTKTAIKWFDSLPPRSITSFVDLAMKFLARFSIQKDKAKHAPSLLGIKHGDQENLRSYMERFNKACLDIQNLPTEAAIMGLINGLLEGPFSHSISKKHPHIHP; encoded by the coding sequence ATGATGAaggctaaagtcccaaaggacttcaaaactcccgacatgaccccatatGATGGTACGTCCGACCTaagtcatcacctcagcaactttagGAGTCGGATGTACCTCATGGATGCCTCGGATGCAACTCGTTGCAAGGCCTTCCCTACCACCCTGACCAAAacggcaataaagtggttcgacagcttgcCCCCAAGATCAATCACAAGCTTCGTGGACCTCGCTATGAAATTCCTAGCCAGgttctccatacaaaaggacaaagccaaacatgctCCAAGCCTGCTAGGGATCAAACATGGAGACCAGGAAAacctccgcagctacatggaaagattcaataaagcatgcctCGACATACAGAACCTCCccacagaagcagccatcatgggactcatcaacggtcTGCTTGAGGGGCCCTTCAGCCACTCCATATCTAAGAAACACCCCCACATACATCCCTGA